ggtttggttgcatttgaGAAAGGATAGGTTCCCTAATTTGAGAAAATCTAAGTTGCTACCTAGAGCTGATGGTCCTTTCAAAGTGCTacaaaagattaatgacaatacATACAAGCTTGAGCTACCTGCCGATTTTGGGGTTAGCCCCACGTTTAACATTGCAGATTTAAAGCCAtatttgggagaagaagatgagttagagtcgaggacgactcaaatgcaagaaggggaggatgatgaggacatcccttccaacgatacaaccacgcctattgcacagcaaggaccaatgactagagctcgagctcgtgaacttaattatcaggtaaagtcattcctagctaatcatacaagttcttctcagaattgggtgctactaaatggttgttgtgatctacttgttgttaggaatatgggagaggaaccaaatcgcaagcagcactagcagcgctgatttgatgaagtcaatgctcttcactccggagggcaaacggggcaaatgagtacttgttggaaagatctCGTCGTCTACTTTCAGCTATGTGTGGCCTCACCATCAAGTTTGACCCAGGCTGCTCAGAATGACGAAAATAGTTCTTTACATCAgaaacttgggcttgggccttgtatcattacagcccattaggggtccacaaaacctagggtttgctcccacctcctctcctggtcattcctccacctatataaactcctagcggccaccattttgcactttgggttttgttttgatgtaagtttagctgcagctacttccttgtactcgcgtgtgtcggctagaccacccggatacttgtattcagaaccccattttggtttgtttaagtttcatcatttgacaagtgccgtgagctgtttccttgtcaacttgttcttgcttgttcttcgattgcttgcaggttcaaggttgttcttggcacggcaagaacagcaacaacgtggagtcggtgtaccggttgctaaggcgcagcacccCTGTGGCAGTTGTAGTCGGACCGCCAACGTCGTATCCTTCCCCAAATCAAAGTTTATCCTCCTCTCATCGAACGATCAGGAACCCCCGTTGCTGCATCAGTTTGTCGAGCAGGCATAATAGAAGCAGTTTGTATGTGTTCTACTTcttactctctccattctcgAGAACTTGCATATCGAACTCCATTATAGTCTGACAAATTTACTTGATTGTAATGGAAAATGAACTAGTATAATCAGTTCAAATCCCGTAGAGAATGGAAAAGTTCACATGTTTGAAGCAAGTCAAATTTACTCCGAAATTTCAACGAAATTCCAATAATCCAAAATACACTGGTATTAACTACTCATACCCTCCAAAAGCCCAAATTTGTGGTTAAGTACAATTTCTAAATTTCTATATTCAATATATCTAAAGAATATCACTATAaatgtccaaaaaaaatattagcatCATATCTACATAAATAAATACTAGGgcgaaagggcctgtagccCAGTGGTTACAACAGCCTCACTGCCTCAGTAGCACttgaggtcctgggttcgactccccatgggagcgaattttttaggatttaacaacgttgtgctttcagtggtaggcggcGTACCCAtggacagcgaggcgcctgtggtgacttcgtcaatctctccaggatttgccggcccagtcttcgaagatactCATAGAGGTAGGGTTTacgtgcgtgtgttcataggggtgagtgcgcgtgcgttgtgagtgtttGTATTGTACTGtgcaatttttaaaaaaaatactaggatAAGTATTCTCTAGTTTCTACTCTCTACTGACAGCCAATAAATTAATTTCCCTCAATCCGGTATGTTGGTCACAGATAGGAAAAGTATCAAAGCTTAGTGAACTAGTAGTAGCTGGATTCAGATCTCTGATAGTCTGACAAACGACAACTAATTaaaattactacttttttctataatggAAATGATTTTAATCTCGGACCTCTACCATAAGACACATAAGATGATGGGGCAGACCTTCAACTTTCTATAAATAAGTTCAACCTAAAAATACTTTCCAAAATCAATAAATTCTAGCACGTCACTCCGTAAGTACTACACcatccaaaataaaacaaaagactCTTAGCTATGGATGCCAAGAGTTacttcgcaaaaaaaaaaaaacaattactacTAAGATTTGGCAGCCAAGCCGTGTGACCTCACCTGCGGACACAACACAGAAAAAGCCAATCAATCAACGGCTACTTGTATGTAATCTCCACGCATTCCAATGGCGGCTGCCTCCCACAATTCGGTGGTCACTCGTCAGTCGTGTCGTCTGCTCACGCTCGCCAAGAAAGATTGGCCATGgagaagccggcggcgagcgtggAGGAGCCGCTGCTTGTTGGCGCTGGCGAGAAGAAGGGCGagagcgcggccgcggcggagctGAAGCGGCTGCTCCGGCTGGCGGGGCCGCTGGTGGCGAGCGGCGTGCTGCGGAACGTGGTGCAGATGGTGTCCGTCATGTTCGTCGGCCACCTCGGCGAgctccccctcgccggcgcctccctcgccaCCTCCCTCGCCAACGTCACCGGCTTCAGCCTGCTCGTAAGCAtcggtcgaacaccttgcgCGCACGCAAAGAACTGCTTGATCCCTGTCGATTTATTGGTCGGATTTGTGAATGCTTTCTTGGTTGGTCGATTTCGATCGTCAGTTCGGCATGGCGAGCGCGCTGGACACGCTGTGCGGGCAGGCGTACGGCGCGCGCCAGCACCACCTCCTCGGCGTCTACAAGCAGCGCGCCATGCTGGTgctcgccgtggccgccgtgCCCATCGCGCTCGTCTGGGCCAGCGCCGGCGAGATCCTCCTCCTGTTCGGCCAGGAcccggccatcgccgccgaggccggcgCGTACGCGCGGTGGCTGATCCCGTCGCTCGTCCCGTTCGTGCCGCTGGTGTGCCACATCCGGTTCCTGCAGGCGCAGAGCGCCGTGCTGCCGGTGATGGCGAGCTGCGGCGTCACGGCGGCGAGCCACGTGGCCGTGTGCTGGGCGCTGGTGCGCAAGGCCGGCATGGGCAGCAGGGGCGCCGCGCTGGCGAACGCCGTCTCCTATGGCGTCAACCTCACCATAATGTCTCTCTATGTCAGGCTGTCGCGCTCCTGCGAGAAGACATGGACTGGCTTCTCCATGGAGGCCTTCAGGGAGCTCCGCCAGTATGCGGAGCTCGCCATCCCCGCGGCAATGATGGTCTGGTAAGGACAACATCATGTACTTCATTAGAAATTTTGTAGTCCTTGAGAAAGCAACGGGAGGTACCATGATTTTACGCTagaaattttggtacctcaagATGCTTAGTATCTAGAtgtactaaattttacactagaaaatgtgGTACGACACATTttcaaggatggtaaaatttGCAGAGATCGAAAACTGCTTACATtgtctaaaattatatttatagctTGACTAATGTTGGATTAATTTCTTGATTACGCAGTTTGGAGTGGTGGTCATTTGAATTTCTTGTGATGCTCTCTGGTCTTCTGCCCAATCCTAAACTTGAAACCTCAGTGTTGTCGATATGGTAATCAATCACAAGATTATGTCTCTGAtacaaatttaataaattaacaTGAATGAAACGAAGTATGTTTACTAAATTGTTTGCTGGATTCTGCAGTCTCAACACTGGTGCTCTGCTGGTCATGGTTCCAATTGGTCTCAGCACAGCTATAAGGTCTTGAGATTCTGCAATAAAATGTTCAGATATGATACTCTGCTATTTTGATCCTTTTTTCTGCTTAGAGTCTGGctgatttctttcttttctactgCCTAGCACGCGTGTTTGGAACGAACTAGGTGCCGGCAATCCCCAGGCAGCGAAGCTGGCAACTCGAGTGGTCATATGTATGGCCATGACCGAAGGCTCGGTGGTTGCGTTTACGATGATTCTGTTGCGCAATTCCTGGGGTCACATGTACAGTGATGAGGCTGAAGTTGTCACCTACATTGCTCGTATGATACCTGTTCTAGCCATATCATTCTTCATTGATGGGATGCACAGCGCTCTTTCAGGTAAAAACCTCCTGCAtggatgatgtcagtgacactGCCACATTATAAGCATGTAAATGAAGTTACCTGATGCATAAGTCAGGAACAGAATGATCAGAAGATCATTGTCTGAATATTTTTCAGGAGTGCTCACTGGATGTGGCAAGCAGAAGATCGGCGCACGGGTAAATCTTGGCGCATTTTACTTGGCAGGCATTCCTATGGCCGTCTTTCTTGCATTTGTGCTACATCTGAATGGAATGGTACTGCTATTTGTCTGAATATTCCCtttcgttttttaaaaaatagctgcAGATTCACATCTAGCACTTCGCACATGTTTCAGTATAAACAACATGGATGTATCTCTGAAAGACTGAAAATTTTGTGCTTTCATTAGGGCCTTTGGCTTGGCATCGTTTGCGGGAGCCTCAGCAAGCTTATCTTGCTCTTTTGGATCACAATGAGTATAAACTGGGAGAAGGAAGTTATCTGAGGATGCCTACCATTTTATATCAGGGTAGCTACCAATTTTCCTTTCATTGTAAAATGTGTCATATGCTCATGTTTGCAATTTCATTTCAGTCAACCAGGGCGAAAGAATTGGTGTTCAGTTCATCTCTTCCTGTAGCATGAAGAAAAACAATGCATCAGAATTTCATGATATGGTGCAATTGTTATTGTGAAAGCAACACAGAACCAAATGTTATGAAGCTCGCCTTTCATCTTTAAGCACCCAGTTTATTAACATTTGTAACATGAATTTTTGTTCTTGTGATAACAc
Above is a window of Oryza sativa Japonica Group chromosome 10, ASM3414082v1 DNA encoding:
- the LOC4348368 gene encoding protein DETOXIFICATION 16 isoform X2, giving the protein MEKPAASVEEPLLVGAGEKKGESAAAAELKRLLRLAGPLVASGVLRNVVQMVSVMFVGHLGELPLAGASLATSLANVTGFSLLFGMASALDTLCGQAYGARQHHLLGVYKQRAMLVLAVAAVPIALVWASAGEILLLFGQDPAIAAEAGAYARWLIPSLVPFVPLVCHIRFLQAQSAVLPVMASCGVTAASHVAVCWALVRKAGMGSRGAALANAVSYGVNLTIMSLYVRLSRSCEKTWTGFSMEAFRELRQYAELAIPAAMMVCLEWWSFEFLVMLSGLLPNPKLETSVLSICLNTGALLVMVPIGLSTAISTRVWNELGAGNPQAAKLATRVVICMAMTEGSVVAFTMILLRNSWGHMYSDEAEVVTYIARMIPVLAISFFIDGMHSALSGVLTGCGKQKIGARVNLGAFYLAGIPMAVFLAFVLHLNGMGLWLGIVCGSLSKLILLFWITMSINWEKEVI
- the LOC4348368 gene encoding protein DETOXIFICATION 16 isoform X1 — protein: MEKPAASVEEPLLVGAGEKKGESAAAAELKRLLRLAGPLVASGVLRNVVQMVSVMFVGHLGELPLAGASLATSLANVTGFSLLFGMASALDTLCGQAYGARQHHLLGVYKQRAMLVLAVAAVPIALVWASAGEILLLFGQDPAIAAEAGAYARWLIPSLVPFVPLVCHIRFLQAQSAVLPVMASCGVTAASHVAVCWALVRKAGMGSRGAALANAVSYGVNLTIMSLYVRLSRSCEKTWTGFSMEAFRELRQYAELAIPAAMMVCLEWWSFEFLVMLSGLLPNPKLETSVLSICLNTGALLVMVPIGLSTAISTRVWNELGAGNPQAAKLATRVVICMAMTEGSVVAFTMILLRNSWGHMYSDEAEVVTYIARMIPVLAISFFIDGMHSALSGVLTGCGKQKIGARVNLGAFYLAGIPMAVFLAFVLHLNGMGLWLGIVCGSLSKLILLFWITMSINWEKESTRAKELVFSSSLPVA